One genomic segment of Flagellimonas marinaquae includes these proteins:
- the mnmE gene encoding tRNA uridine-5-carboxymethylaminomethyl(34) synthesis GTPase MnmE produces the protein MSYSDNIVALATPSGTGAIAVIRVSGPQAISIVDQLFKSIKGKELVQQKSHTIHLGNIVDGAKILDEALVSIFKGPHSYTGENVVEISCHGSPFIQQQIIQLLLRNGCRTASAGEFTLRAFLNGKMDLSQAEAVADLIASDSEAAHDIAMQQMRGGFSNEIQELRQELLNFASLIELELDFSQEDVEFADRTQFNELLTRISNVLKKLIDSFALGNVIKNGIPVAIVGQPNVGKSTLLNVLLNEERAIVSEIAGTTRDTVEDQISLNGINFRFIDTAGIRETEDVVEKIGIERTFDKIEKARLIVYLFDGMNFNIKELESIQERYPNKQLLPICNKMDLLNEEQKNKVQKEIPNVLFLSAKFKTGISELENKLLSLVDSGALSGDSTIVTSSRHYDALLKALEEIQKVKEGLDMELSSDLMAIDIRQALYHLGEITGSVTTDDLLGNIFSNFCIGK, from the coding sequence ATGTCGTATTCAGATAACATCGTAGCCTTGGCAACCCCATCGGGAACAGGGGCCATTGCCGTAATCCGAGTTTCGGGTCCACAGGCCATCAGTATAGTAGATCAATTGTTCAAATCCATCAAAGGTAAAGAACTGGTCCAGCAAAAAAGTCATACCATACATTTGGGGAACATTGTAGACGGTGCCAAAATTTTGGATGAAGCCTTGGTGTCCATTTTTAAAGGACCACATTCCTACACAGGCGAAAATGTAGTGGAAATTTCCTGTCATGGCTCACCTTTTATTCAACAACAGATCATACAATTGCTTTTAAGAAATGGATGTCGTACAGCATCTGCCGGAGAATTTACATTGAGAGCATTTTTAAACGGCAAAATGGATTTGAGTCAGGCCGAAGCTGTGGCGGACTTAATAGCAAGCGATAGTGAAGCAGCCCACGATATAGCCATGCAGCAAATGCGCGGAGGGTTTAGCAACGAAATCCAAGAACTGCGACAAGAACTTCTTAATTTTGCATCGTTAATTGAACTTGAACTCGACTTTTCGCAAGAAGATGTGGAATTTGCCGACAGAACCCAATTCAACGAACTGCTTACCAGAATCAGTAACGTCCTTAAAAAATTAATTGATTCCTTCGCCTTGGGCAACGTCATTAAAAATGGAATTCCAGTGGCCATTGTAGGGCAACCCAATGTCGGGAAATCAACTTTGCTCAATGTTTTGTTGAACGAGGAAAGAGCCATCGTAAGTGAGATAGCTGGAACTACTAGGGACACGGTGGAAGACCAAATTAGTTTAAATGGAATTAACTTTAGGTTTATTGATACCGCTGGAATCCGTGAAACCGAAGACGTAGTGGAAAAAATCGGTATCGAACGAACTTTCGACAAGATTGAAAAAGCTCGGCTCATTGTGTATCTGTTCGATGGAATGAATTTTAATATAAAAGAACTGGAAAGTATACAAGAAAGATACCCTAACAAGCAATTATTGCCCATTTGCAATAAAATGGACCTTTTGAACGAGGAACAAAAAAATAAGGTTCAAAAAGAAATCCCCAACGTCCTATTTCTTTCAGCAAAGTTTAAAACGGGTATTTCTGAATTGGAGAATAAACTATTATCATTAGTTGATTCGGGTGCTTTGAGCGGCGACAGTACCATTGTTACCAGTAGCAGACATTACGACGCTCTTTTAAAAGCCCTGGAAGAAATTCAAAAAGTAAAAGAAGGTTTGGACATGGAACTTTCCAGCGATTTGATGGCCATAGATATTCGACAAGCTTTGTATCATTTGGGCGAGATTACGGGAAGCGTGACTACGGACGACCTTTTGGGCAATATTTTTTCCAATTTTTGTATTGGGAAGTAA
- a CDS encoding DUF4870 domain-containing protein produces the protein MEVINHKAVRTDNTLLAVTHLTQLLGYAIGFGSLIVPLIIWLSSKDRVEGMNEHGKAIINFQISLILYIIISIPAILLLGLGILGLIGVAIIGFILPIVNAVKAANGESPSHFMTIRFI, from the coding sequence ATGGAAGTAATAAATCACAAAGCAGTTAGAACGGACAATACCTTGTTGGCCGTAACACATTTAACACAATTGTTGGGCTATGCCATAGGATTTGGCAGCTTGATCGTTCCCTTGATCATTTGGTTATCCTCCAAGGATAGGGTAGAGGGGATGAACGAACATGGAAAGGCCATTATCAACTTTCAGATAAGTCTTATCCTATATATTATAATCAGTATACCTGCCATCCTACTTTTGGGATTGGGCATATTAGGTTTGATCGGTGTTGCCATTATAGGATTTATTTTACCTATTGTGAATGCGGTAAAGGCCGCAAATGGCGAATCCCCATCTCATTTTATGACCATCAGGTTTATTTAA
- the dnaN gene encoding DNA polymerase III subunit beta gives MKFIVSSTYLLKQLQVLGGVINNSNTLPILDNFLFDLKESKLTVSASDLETTMSTVLDVDSDSEGTIAVPARLLLDTLKTFPEQPLTFVVEDNNTVEISSNHGKYALAYADGAEFPKAVEVSNPSSTTLLGDILATAINKTIFAAGNDDLRPVMSGVFFQFSPENLTFVATDAHKLVKYQRQDVTASEVAEFIMPKKPLTLLKGILAGSESEVTIEYNDSNAKFYFDNTELVCRLIDGKYPNYEAVIPKENPNKLTIARNQFLSSVRRVSIFSNKTTHQIRLKIAGAELNISAEDVDYSNKAEERLSCSYQGDDMQIGFNSRFLLEMLNNLSSDEVSLEMSLPNRAGILTPIDGLDEGEHVTMLVMPVMLNN, from the coding sequence ATGAAATTTATTGTATCGAGTACATATTTATTGAAACAGCTTCAGGTTTTGGGAGGAGTTATCAACAATAGCAACACCTTGCCCATCCTTGATAACTTTTTGTTCGATCTAAAAGAAAGTAAACTGACCGTTTCCGCATCCGATCTGGAAACTACCATGAGTACGGTTCTAGATGTGGATTCCGATTCCGAAGGTACCATTGCGGTTCCCGCACGATTACTGTTGGATACGCTAAAAACTTTTCCGGAACAGCCCTTAACATTTGTTGTTGAGGACAACAATACAGTGGAAATTAGTTCCAATCATGGTAAATATGCCTTGGCCTATGCCGACGGTGCCGAATTCCCAAAGGCAGTAGAAGTCTCGAACCCGAGTTCCACTACCCTATTGGGCGATATTTTGGCCACGGCGATCAACAAGACCATTTTTGCCGCAGGTAACGATGACCTTCGTCCGGTAATGAGCGGCGTATTCTTCCAGTTTTCCCCGGAAAATTTGACCTTTGTGGCCACCGATGCCCATAAACTGGTGAAATATCAACGTCAAGATGTAACAGCTTCGGAAGTAGCCGAATTTATAATGCCCAAAAAACCTTTAACTTTATTGAAAGGCATTTTGGCAGGTTCAGAATCCGAAGTCACCATCGAATACAACGATAGTAATGCAAAATTCTACTTTGACAATACTGAGTTGGTTTGTAGATTGATCGATGGAAAATATCCGAACTACGAAGCCGTGATCCCAAAAGAAAACCCGAACAAACTTACAATAGCACGGAATCAGTTCCTGAGCTCTGTAAGAAGGGTCTCTATATTTTCGAACAAAACAACACATCAGATTCGATTAAAGATTGCCGGAGCGGAACTCAACATTTCCGCAGAAGATGTGGATTACAGCAATAAGGCCGAGGAAAGACTTTCTTGCTCCTACCAAGGAGACGATATGCAAATCGGCTTCAACTCCAGGTTTCTTTTGGAAATGTTGAACAATCTTTCTTCCGACGAAGTATCATTGGAAATGAGCTTGCCGAACAGAGCGGGCATCCTAACACCGATCGATGGACTGGACGAAGGAGAGCATGTTACCATGCTGGTAATGCCGGTGATGCTGAACAACTAA
- the gldG gene encoding gliding motility-associated ABC transporter substrate-binding protein GldG, whose product MGKFVVSTLKILIAVTVINLLASFVYTRFDLTEDKRYTLSEPAVTVVKKFESPVIIDVLLDGNIPAEFSKLKSETVQLLESFASKNKNIKYNLVDPLVDEELAEQTIAELQGLGLQPANVTVEENGKVSNELVFPWAMVNYKDQTVKVPLLKNKLGATAEDRINNSVQQLEYAFADAFTKLNIGEKKSVAIIKGNGELDDMYIADYLTTIRDYYNIAAITLDSVASDPQSVLNQLKEFDLAVIAKPTQAFSDQEKYVLDQYMVNGGKSIWMIDQVSMEMDSIYAGGGEAIAVPRDLNLKDLFFRYGVRINPVLVNDLYFTQIVLATGEGNDSQYNPLPWFYYPMVFSQNNHPINTNIEAVRFQFTSPMDILENDYKKTVLLQSSPLSKTDGIPKIVSLEMINQQPNRENYTNGNLPLAVLIEGNFTSMYKNRVKPLKLQNPLEEGPENKMIVISDGDIVKNQLRNGRPLELGYDKWTNSFYGNKEFLVNSTNYLLDNTGLINIRNKKVTIPLLDVKKIAEQKTKWQLVNIGLPVILTLLFGLFFGYYRKRKFAL is encoded by the coding sequence ATGGGAAAGTTTGTTGTATCCACATTAAAAATACTTATAGCTGTTACAGTAATCAATTTGTTGGCCAGTTTTGTCTATACCCGTTTTGATCTTACCGAAGATAAAAGGTACACCCTTTCCGAGCCAGCGGTAACAGTGGTCAAAAAATTTGAATCGCCCGTAATTATAGATGTGCTGTTGGACGGTAACATTCCAGCAGAATTTTCCAAGTTAAAATCGGAAACCGTACAACTGCTCGAATCCTTTGCATCAAAAAACAAGAATATTAAATACAATTTGGTGGACCCGCTGGTAGATGAGGAACTTGCGGAACAAACCATTGCCGAACTACAGGGCTTGGGGCTACAGCCTGCAAATGTTACTGTAGAGGAAAATGGAAAAGTGTCCAACGAGCTGGTTTTTCCATGGGCCATGGTCAATTATAAGGACCAGACCGTAAAAGTACCATTGCTAAAAAACAAACTGGGAGCCACTGCCGAAGATCGTATCAATAATTCCGTGCAACAATTGGAGTATGCCTTTGCGGACGCCTTTACCAAACTCAACATCGGAGAAAAAAAGAGCGTGGCCATTATTAAAGGAAACGGTGAGCTGGATGATATGTACATTGCGGATTATCTTACCACCATTAGGGATTACTATAATATTGCCGCCATAACATTGGATTCCGTAGCTTCCGATCCGCAAAGTGTTTTAAATCAACTTAAGGAGTTTGATTTGGCCGTTATTGCCAAGCCAACACAAGCATTTTCCGATCAAGAAAAGTATGTTCTCGATCAATATATGGTCAACGGGGGCAAGTCCATTTGGATGATAGATCAAGTAAGCATGGAAATGGACAGTATTTATGCCGGTGGAGGTGAGGCCATTGCAGTACCAAGAGACCTCAACTTAAAGGACCTGTTCTTTAGATATGGCGTTAGGATCAATCCCGTACTGGTAAACGACCTGTATTTTACACAAATTGTCTTGGCCACGGGCGAAGGAAACGATTCCCAGTACAATCCGCTGCCTTGGTTCTATTATCCCATGGTTTTTTCCCAGAACAATCACCCCATCAATACCAATATTGAAGCGGTTCGTTTCCAATTTACCAGTCCAATGGATATTCTGGAAAACGATTACAAAAAAACAGTTTTGCTACAAAGTTCACCACTTTCCAAAACCGATGGCATCCCAAAAATAGTTAGTTTGGAAATGATAAACCAGCAACCTAACAGGGAGAACTATACCAATGGTAATCTACCTTTGGCCGTTTTGATCGAAGGTAACTTTACTTCAATGTACAAAAACAGAGTGAAACCGCTCAAACTACAGAATCCTTTAGAGGAAGGGCCCGAAAATAAAATGATCGTAATCTCTGATGGGGATATTGTCAAGAACCAGTTACGGAACGGAAGGCCCTTGGAACTGGGGTACGACAAATGGACCAATAGCTTTTATGGTAACAAAGAATTTTTGGTGAACAGCACAAATTACCTTTTGGACAATACCGGGCTTATTAACATTCGGAACAAAAAAGTGACCATTCCATTGCTCGATGTTAAAAAAATAGCTGAGCAAAAAACCAAATGGCAGCTTGTAAATATTGGATTGCCAGTAATTTTAACCTTACTGTTCGGCCTTTTCTTCGGATATTACAGAAAGCGCAAATTTGCCTTGTAA
- the gldF gene encoding gliding motility-associated ABC transporter permease subunit GldF, translating to MFAIFKREVRSFFTSPIGYLIVGSFLLLNGLFLWVFKGEYNIFDYGFADLGNFFLLAPWIFIFLVPAITMKSFSEERKMGTLELLLIKPISVWKLVLGKFWGAFLLCVIAVIPTIVYVFAISGLGMVQGNYDLGVVLGSYFGLLFLMASYTSIGIFASTLSDNQIIAFLVGVLVCFLIFNGFDAVSSLFSNGETQQTIEAIGARSHFDSIARGVIDTRDLIYFVSLTLLFLYLTFQRLKQLPR from the coding sequence ATGTTTGCAATTTTTAAGAGAGAGGTACGATCTTTTTTTACATCGCCCATCGGTTATTTGATCGTGGGGTCGTTTTTACTGCTCAATGGACTTTTTTTATGGGTGTTCAAGGGCGAATACAACATTTTTGACTATGGCTTCGCTGATTTGGGCAACTTCTTTTTGCTGGCTCCCTGGATTTTCATCTTTTTGGTACCGGCCATTACCATGAAGAGTTTTTCCGAAGAACGAAAAATGGGAACGCTTGAATTATTGTTGATCAAACCTATCTCCGTTTGGAAACTGGTCCTTGGAAAATTTTGGGGCGCTTTCCTTTTGTGTGTAATTGCTGTAATTCCGACAATCGTTTATGTTTTTGCCATTTCGGGGTTGGGAATGGTACAAGGCAATTACGACCTTGGGGTGGTATTGGGCTCTTACTTTGGATTATTGTTTCTGATGGCAAGCTATACGTCCATTGGGATATTTGCTTCCACACTTTCCGATAATCAGATCATTGCTTTTTTGGTAGGCGTACTGGTTTGCTTTTTGATATTCAATGGGTTTGATGCCGTTTCCTCCTTATTTTCCAACGGAGAAACCCAACAAACCATTGAGGCCATTGGCGCCAGATCACATTTTGACAGTATTGCAAGAGGAGTGATAGACACCCGTGACCTGATCTATTTTGTATCGTTGACCCTATTATTCCTTTATCTTACTTTTCAACGTTTAAAACAATTACCGCGATAA
- a CDS encoding putative quinol monooxygenase — protein MLIRIVKLTFKPENIASFERIFEESKNGILGFEGCNMVELYQDIGNPNIFFTYSFWDTESHLNNYRNSDFFKEVWGNTKKLFSDKPEAWSVHKLQSTNPS, from the coding sequence ATGTTGATACGCATCGTAAAACTGACTTTTAAACCCGAAAATATTGCTAGTTTTGAACGAATCTTTGAAGAATCGAAAAATGGTATTTTGGGATTTGAAGGCTGCAACATGGTAGAATTATATCAGGACATTGGTAATCCCAATATATTTTTCACCTATAGTTTTTGGGATACGGAATCGCATCTCAACAACTACAGGAATTCTGATTTTTTTAAAGAGGTTTGGGGCAATACCAAAAAATTGTTCTCCGATAAACCCGAAGCTTGGAGTGTTCATAAATTACAATCAACAAACCCGTCTTAA
- a CDS encoding SAM hydrolase/SAM-dependent halogenase family protein: MAIITLTTDFGYKDHFVGAVKGAILSNLTNINIVDISHAIGPFNIQECAYILKNAYRSFPKGTVHIVGVDSEVSPENEHMVVQVDGHYFVSANSGVISLITSEVQPEKVVQIDLPNSRPTAFPVLDVFVQVACHIARGGKLEVIGKPLESLKEIRDFEPRITNEGKTISGNVIYIDNYGNVVTNIQKSLFEAYRNGRDFEIIARTTKIRQVHQSYNGIVNYNLERNQRKGPGDALALFNSAGYIELAIYKSDLNSVGGASTLLGLNYRDTVTINFL; encoded by the coding sequence ATGGCAATCATAACCCTTACCACAGATTTTGGATATAAAGACCACTTTGTTGGTGCGGTAAAAGGGGCAATACTGAGCAACCTGACTAACATCAACATTGTTGATATTTCGCATGCCATAGGACCATTTAACATACAAGAGTGCGCCTACATCCTTAAAAATGCATACCGATCTTTCCCAAAGGGAACGGTACATATTGTTGGGGTCGATTCCGAAGTATCCCCAGAAAACGAGCACATGGTTGTACAGGTAGATGGACATTACTTTGTAAGTGCGAACAGTGGCGTAATTTCCTTGATAACCTCCGAGGTACAACCGGAAAAAGTGGTGCAGATAGATCTGCCCAATTCCCGGCCCACTGCCTTCCCTGTTCTGGACGTATTTGTACAAGTAGCCTGCCATATTGCCCGGGGCGGTAAATTGGAAGTGATCGGCAAACCTCTGGAAAGCTTAAAGGAAATACGCGATTTTGAACCAAGGATAACCAACGAGGGCAAGACTATTTCTGGCAATGTGATCTATATTGACAATTACGGCAACGTAGTTACCAATATTCAGAAAAGTTTGTTCGAGGCGTATAGGAATGGTCGTGATTTTGAAATAATTGCTCGGACCACCAAAATACGGCAAGTACACCAAAGTTATAACGGTATTGTAAATTACAACTTGGAACGGAACCAGCGCAAGGGACCCGGCGACGCCCTTGCCCTTTTCAATTCTGCCGGTTATATAGAGCTTGCCATTTACAAAAGCGACCTTAATTCGGTCGGAGGTGCTTCAACGCTTCTTGGCCTAAATTATAGGGATACCGTAACCATAAATTTTCTGTAA
- a CDS encoding PhoH family protein encodes MNELVIELTEISPQEFFGQQNSNIELLKKYFPKLKIVARGNKIKVFGDEELLEEFDKRFDELTGQFAKYNKLDENMIERVLTSNSKEDYTSSSSSGDVLVHGVSGRLIKAQTANQRRLVDACRANDMVFAIGPAGTGKTYTGVALAVKALKEKQVRRIILTRPAVEAGENLGFLPGDLKEKLDPYMQPLYDALRDMIPAEKLEKYIEDGTIQIAPMAFMRGRTLDNAFVILDEAQNTTHAQMKMFLTRMGKNAKFLLTGDPGQIDLPRRVISGLKEALLILKNVEGISIIYLDDKDVIRHKLVKKVIDAYQNIEHQNQF; translated from the coding sequence TTGAACGAACTTGTAATCGAACTTACGGAAATCAGTCCACAAGAATTTTTTGGGCAACAAAACTCAAATATCGAGTTACTGAAGAAATACTTTCCAAAGCTTAAAATTGTAGCACGAGGAAATAAAATCAAGGTATTTGGAGACGAAGAACTATTGGAAGAATTCGACAAACGTTTTGATGAGCTAACCGGGCAATTTGCCAAATACAACAAGCTCGATGAAAACATGATCGAAAGGGTACTTACCAGCAACAGCAAGGAGGATTATACGTCGTCTTCTTCTAGTGGCGATGTTTTGGTACATGGGGTAAGTGGCAGGTTGATCAAGGCACAGACCGCCAATCAGCGTCGTTTGGTAGATGCCTGTAGGGCCAACGATATGGTTTTTGCCATTGGTCCGGCCGGTACGGGTAAAACGTACACCGGAGTGGCACTTGCCGTAAAGGCCTTAAAAGAAAAACAGGTTAGGCGAATTATCTTAACGAGACCTGCGGTAGAAGCAGGGGAGAACCTTGGATTTCTACCGGGAGATCTTAAGGAAAAGCTCGATCCATATATGCAGCCCCTCTACGATGCCCTTCGGGATATGATTCCAGCTGAAAAGCTCGAAAAATATATTGAGGACGGCACTATTCAAATAGCGCCAATGGCTTTTATGAGAGGTCGTACCTTGGATAACGCCTTTGTAATCCTGGATGAAGCGCAAAATACCACCCATGCCCAAATGAAGATGTTTTTGACCCGTATGGGCAAGAACGCCAAGTTTTTGCTAACAGGGGATCCTGGCCAGATTGATTTGCCACGTAGGGTAATCTCCGGACTTAAGGAAGCCTTGTTGATTTTAAAAAACGTGGAGGGTATCAGTATAATTTATTTGGACGATAAGGATGTGATCCGACACAAATTGGTGAAAAAGGTAATCGATGCCTATCAAAATATAGAGCACCAGAATCAATTCTAA
- a CDS encoding phosphoribosylaminoimidazolesuccinocarboxamide synthase, with protein sequence MGMNTLMSTDFNFPGQKSVYKGKVREVYTLDNDVLVMVATDRLSAFDVVMPKGIPYKGQILNQIATKMMKDTEDIVPNWLMATPDPNVAVGKACEPFKVEMVIRGYMSGHAAREYKAGKRTLCGVSMPEGMKENDKFPEPIITPATKAEKGDHDEDISKEEILKRGIVSAEDYEVLEKYTRALFQRGIEIAAKRGLILVDTKYEFGKTKDGEIVLIDEIHTPDSSRYFYADGYKERQEKGEAQKQLSKEFVRQWLISNGFQGLEGQEVPAMSDEYIQSVSNRYIELYENITGEKFVKSDISNLQERILTNVTDYFVK encoded by the coding sequence ATGGGAATGAATACACTGATGTCCACGGATTTTAATTTTCCTGGGCAAAAATCTGTTTACAAAGGAAAGGTAAGAGAGGTTTATACCTTGGATAACGATGTTCTGGTAATGGTGGCAACCGATCGTTTATCCGCTTTTGATGTGGTAATGCCCAAAGGAATACCCTATAAAGGACAAATCCTGAATCAAATTGCAACTAAAATGATGAAGGATACTGAAGATATAGTTCCTAATTGGTTAATGGCCACTCCAGATCCCAATGTTGCGGTAGGTAAGGCCTGTGAGCCATTCAAGGTGGAAATGGTGATTCGGGGCTATATGTCGGGCCATGCCGCTCGCGAATATAAAGCGGGAAAAAGAACACTTTGTGGTGTGTCCATGCCAGAGGGTATGAAAGAGAACGATAAATTCCCAGAGCCCATCATCACTCCGGCAACAAAGGCAGAAAAAGGAGATCATGACGAGGATATTTCCAAAGAAGAAATTTTAAAAAGAGGCATCGTATCTGCCGAAGATTACGAAGTTTTGGAAAAGTACACACGTGCACTGTTTCAGAGAGGAATCGAAATTGCCGCCAAAAGAGGACTGATCTTGGTGGATACCAAGTACGAGTTCGGTAAAACCAAAGATGGGGAAATTGTGTTGATCGATGAGATCCACACTCCCGATTCATCACGTTATTTTTATGCGGATGGTTATAAGGAGCGTCAAGAAAAAGGTGAAGCCCAAAAACAATTGTCAAAGGAATTTGTAAGACAATGGTTGATTTCCAACGGATTCCAAGGGCTGGAGGGACAGGAGGTCCCTGCAATGTCCGATGAGTATATCCAATCCGTATCTAACCGATATATTGAACTCTACGAAAACATAACCGGGGAGAAATTCGTTAAAAGTGATATATCGAATCTTCAAGAGCGTATTTTGACCAACGTTACTGATTATTTTGTAAAATAG
- a CDS encoding transposase-like zinc-binding domain-containing protein, which produces MESCPNCSSTEFTKAGIIKERQRYKCKSCGYYFTVPKLGKQIDDYFVNKALQLYLEGLTYREIERILGVSHVSVMNWVRKYNIKRPYNSKYHPTYKILNLTELQKYFQSPENLKGAGQLVTELGDKFMLIKWDRFKD; this is translated from the coding sequence ATGGAAAGCTGTCCAAATTGTTCATCTACAGAGTTTACCAAAGCTGGGATCATTAAAGAGAGGCAACGCTACAAATGCAAATCCTGTGGTTACTATTTTACAGTACCTAAGTTGGGAAAGCAAATCGATGATTACTTTGTGAACAAAGCATTACAACTGTACTTGGAGGGACTTACCTATCGCGAAATAGAGCGTATTTTAGGGGTTTCCCATGTTTCGGTGATGAACTGGGTCAGAAAGTATAATATTAAAAGACCCTACAATTCCAAATATCACCCCACTTATAAGATTTTGAATCTTACCGAGCTTCAAAAATACTTTCAAAGCCCTGAAAATCTGAAAGGTGCAGGGCAACTGGTAACTGAACTTGGAGATAAATTTATGCTTATTAAATGGGATCGGTTCAAAGACTAG
- a CDS encoding DUF4212 domain-containing protein — translation MSEKQKKASAYWKENLRYLVILLVIWFLVSYGAGILFKDALNNIRLGGFKLGFWFAQQGSIYVFVILIFVYVRLMNKLDKKYGYDEE, via the coding sequence ATGTCAGAAAAACAAAAAAAGGCCTCGGCCTATTGGAAAGAGAACCTAAGGTACTTGGTAATACTACTAGTCATTTGGTTCTTGGTCTCCTACGGAGCAGGTATCCTTTTTAAGGATGCATTGAACAACATTCGACTGGGCGGATTTAAACTTGGGTTTTGGTTCGCGCAACAAGGATCCATTTATGTATTTGTCATCCTCATTTTTGTGTACGTACGCCTAATGAACAAATTGGACAAAAAGTACGGATACGACGAAGAATAA